The Candidatus Thorarchaeota archaeon genome has a segment encoding these proteins:
- a CDS encoding transposase → MRAESEATGSSGRGQERSGEYFYCPHCEAELHADVNAARNIIYVPSAVAGRTDGTACPSLSN, encoded by the coding sequence GTGCGTGCGGAGAGCGAGGCTACAGGATCGAGTGGCCGGGGGCAAGAGAGGAGCGGCGAGTACTTCTACTGTCCGCACTGTGAGGCGGAACTCCATGCAGATGTGAACGCCGCAAGGAATATCATCTATGTGCCCAGTGCCGTTGCTGGGCGGACAGACGGGACGGCATGTCCAAGTTTGTCCAACTAA
- a CDS encoding transposase, which yields MTKLLVKRETLRQETRWLSGEVARKKRNWESKTETEKTRETRKNTQQYPGPLLKKMRHLAAVWRKIRRLDREIARQVASRAVWWCEEHEVRTLVFESLKNYTPPAGRRGLSWALSTNLWSKIWETIVYMRQQLGHRYGGVWSVNPKWTSQTCSACGERGYRIEWPGAREERRVLLLSAL from the coding sequence ATGACGAAACTACTGGTGAAGCGTGAAACGCTCCGGCAGGAGACCCGATGGCTGAGCGGAGAGGTGGCACGAAAAAAGAGGAACTGGGAGTCAAAGACAGAGACAGAGAAGACGAGAGAGACGCGCAAGAACACACAGCAGTATCCCGGGCCTCTTCTGAAGAAGATGAGGCATCTGGCGGCGGTCTGGAGAAAGATACGAAGGCTGGACAGAGAGATCGCACGACAGGTGGCCTCACGAGCGGTGTGGTGGTGTGAGGAACACGAGGTGCGGACGCTGGTCTTCGAGAGCCTGAAGAACTACACGCCCCCTGCCGGACGCCGGGGTCTATCGTGGGCGCTGAGTACGAACCTGTGGTCGAAGATCTGGGAGACCATAGTGTACATGAGGCAGCAGCTGGGTCACCGCTACGGCGGGGTGTGGAGTGTGAACCCCAAGTGGACCTCGCAGACCTGTAGTGCGTGCGGAGAGCGAGGCTACAGGATCGAGTGGCCGGGGGCAAGAGAGGAGCGGCGAGTACTTCTACTGTCCGCACTGTGA
- a CDS encoding molybdopterin-dependent oxidoreductase, with the protein MAYAYRVVCPRDCYDNCVLNVLVDTDGTISSVRGDPSHIATQGLTCPRALKDMERVNTNRVLFPHICRGSKPCESFERVSWQYALDTVADRLSTTLQQDGPESVLLIDYAGNTGLLSFVYSHRLWNALGVTRTDYSLCSISGHAALSLHYGKSYGVQPEDLLKMRLIIYWGFNGAVSSPHMWKLSKMARDRNDAPIVVVDPRKSRSAEQADIWIQPRPGTDVALAYGVARYLIVNELIDGAFIKEWTVGFDAFREEAMTWEPKRVTAISGVKEADIETLATMYSQLKPSATMIGVGFQKSIQGAESVRAVSLLPALVGLHRGFFYSNTSAFSVNMSYLSGASFSERRPKKISQVALAESVERGDFRFVFIYNMNPVMSIPGQEALRKGLARDDVYVVVHETHWTETTSFADMVLPASTYFEKDDVVIPWAHRDVMISRGVIPPQGESKSEVWLMHELARRLGRHEPWLYEPPLDALKVTIETALETGTFADLLNGAMLRLRCRTLSEYQTPSGKIELSITKAEERGLTPVPQQITLAVPDDRFILLSSSLPKYSHTQFQEVYGTIPSVIYLNPRDAQRFHIQNGDRVSVSNSGGKIHLKSIVSDTVPEGVLWTPSLGAGLNAVPLNALTSAATQSLGGGSTFNSTIVSLAKA; encoded by the coding sequence ATGGCCTACGCGTATCGAGTAGTCTGTCCACGAGACTGCTATGACAATTGCGTTCTGAACGTCCTAGTCGATACAGATGGAACAATAAGTTCGGTGAGAGGGGATCCCTCCCATATTGCCACTCAAGGTCTCACCTGTCCACGGGCTCTCAAGGACATGGAGCGCGTCAATACGAACCGCGTTCTCTTCCCGCATATTTGCAGGGGATCAAAGCCCTGTGAGTCGTTTGAGAGAGTATCTTGGCAGTATGCGCTCGATACTGTCGCCGACCGCCTTTCCACTACGTTGCAACAAGATGGCCCAGAGTCGGTACTTCTCATAGACTACGCTGGCAACACGGGACTTCTCTCTTTTGTCTATTCTCACCGTCTGTGGAACGCTCTCGGAGTAACTCGGACCGACTACAGTCTATGTTCGATCTCGGGTCATGCGGCTCTCTCCCTTCATTATGGAAAGTCCTACGGTGTACAGCCCGAAGACCTTCTGAAGATGCGACTGATCATCTATTGGGGCTTTAATGGTGCTGTCAGCTCGCCACACATGTGGAAGCTGTCCAAGATGGCTAGGGATAGAAATGATGCACCTATCGTGGTCGTTGATCCGCGGAAGAGTAGGAGTGCAGAACAGGCGGACATCTGGATTCAGCCTCGTCCGGGAACAGATGTGGCTCTGGCCTACGGTGTCGCCAGATATCTCATTGTGAACGAGCTCATTGACGGGGCATTCATCAAAGAGTGGACTGTTGGTTTTGATGCCTTTAGAGAGGAGGCCATGACGTGGGAGCCTAAGAGAGTGACGGCGATTTCTGGAGTAAAGGAAGCGGATATCGAAACACTTGCAACGATGTACAGTCAACTGAAGCCCAGTGCTACAATGATAGGTGTGGGCTTTCAAAAGAGCATCCAGGGGGCAGAGTCCGTCAGGGCCGTGTCTTTGCTTCCTGCACTGGTGGGACTGCATCGAGGCTTCTTCTACAGTAACACGAGTGCATTCTCCGTGAATATGTCTTACTTGAGCGGTGCATCTTTCTCGGAGCGCAGGCCCAAGAAGATTAGTCAGGTGGCGCTTGCGGAATCTGTGGAGCGAGGTGATTTCCGATTCGTGTTTATCTACAACATGAATCCGGTCATGTCGATTCCCGGGCAAGAGGCATTGCGTAAAGGTCTGGCACGGGATGATGTGTATGTGGTAGTTCACGAGACCCATTGGACCGAGACCACATCATTTGCGGATATGGTTCTCCCGGCAAGTACCTACTTCGAGAAAGATGATGTGGTCATTCCTTGGGCGCATCGTGATGTCATGATCTCACGAGGGGTCATTCCCCCGCAAGGCGAGAGCAAGAGTGAGGTATGGCTGATGCACGAGTTAGCCCGGAGATTGGGTCGTCATGAGCCATGGCTCTACGAACCTCCTCTGGATGCACTGAAGGTAACCATTGAAACCGCTCTTGAGACTGGTACCTTTGCTGATCTACTCAATGGGGCTATGTTACGACTCAGGTGTCGGACTCTGTCCGAGTACCAGACGCCAAGTGGTAAGATTGAGTTGAGTATAACCAAGGCTGAGGAGAGAGGTCTCACACCCGTTCCGCAACAGATCACACTAGCAGTCCCTGATGACCGGTTCATTCTATTGAGCAGTTCTCTGCCAAAGTACAGTCACACACAATTTCAGGAGGTCTATGGTACCATTCCCTCTGTTATCTACCTCAATCCACGCGATGCACAACGTTTCCACATACAGAACGGTGATCGAGTCAGTGTTTCCAATTCTGGTGGTAAGATTCATCTGAAGTCCATCGTTTCTGACACTGTGCCTGAGGGAGTTCTCTGGACTCCAAGTCTTGGCGCCGGATTGA